GCGATCAGCCGCGGCATCCGGCAGGGGGCGGCCAGTTCGCGGTGAAAGGCGCGGTTGGCGCGCTCCCATTCCGCCATGGTCCGGGCCTCGTCGCCCGCGATCAGCGCCCGCTCGATCCGCTCCAGCGCTGCGGCATTCAGCTTCGACACGGCATATTTCAGCGCCAGCACCTCCAGCGAGGCCCGGATCTCGGTCATTTCCTGCACCGCGGCCGCATCCAGCGGCGCGACCCGCATGCCGCGCCTGGGCTCCGACACCAGCAGCCCCTGGGCCTTCAGCATCTGAAAGGCCTCGCGCGCCGGCACATGGCTCGCCTCGAATTCCTCGGCGATTCGGTCCTGCCGCACCGGCATGCCGGGCGCCAGCTCCCCCGACACGATCCTGTCTCCCAGCACCCGGGCAATGCGTTCTGCGGTGGTCTCGGCCATGACCCCTCTCATAGATTATCTATGATAATAACGGATGCCTCCGCTGATCCGGTTGATATAGTAATTCCAGAGACGCATCAATAATAGATTATCTATGATTTGGCCTTTTAGACGTCCACACCAGTCTTCGGGCCGAATCAAGGAGGATGCCATGCCCGCCGAAGTCATCCCTGCCCCCGCAACGACCACCCGGAGCCCGGCCCGCTGGACGCACGAGGCCGCATGCGAGATCCACGACATGGGTTTTGCAGATCTGATGTTCCGGGCCCAATCGGTGCATCGGGCGCATTTCGATCCGAACCGGCTGCAGCTCAGCCGGCTGCTCAACATCAAGACCGGCGGCTGCCCGGAAGACTGCGGCTATTGCAGCCAGTCGGCGCGCAATGCCGCAGGTCTCAAGGCCGGGCGGCTGATGGCCGTAGAGCAGGTGGTCTGCGAAGCGCGCAAGGCCCGCGATGGCGGCGCCACCCGCTATTGCATGGGGGCCGCCTGGCGGGGCCCCAAGGATCGCGACATGGACACCCTGGTCGCGATGGTGCAGGCGGTGAAGGCGCTCGGGCTCGAGACCTGCATGACGCTCGGCATGCTCTCAGACGATCAGGCCGACACCCTCGCCGCCGCCGGGCTCGACTACTACAACCACAATCTCGACACCTCTGAGCGCTTCTATCCCGAGATCGTGACCACCCGCAGCTATGCCGACCGGCTGGACACCCTGGCGCGGGTGCGTGCCGCCGGCATCAGGGTCTGCGCCGGCGGAATTCTGGGCCTGGGGGAAAGCGCGGCCGACCGCATCGACATGATCGTGACGCTCGCCAACCTGCCCGAGCCGCCGGAAAGCGTGCCGATCAACATGCTGATCCGCATGCCGGGAACGAAGCTCGCCGATGCCGATCCGGTCGACCCGTTCGATTTCGTGCGCAGCATCGCGCTCACCCGGATCCTGATGCCGCGATCCCATGTCCGGCTGACGGCGGGGCGCAGCATGATGAGCGACGAGCTTCAGGCGCTGTGCTTCCTGGCCGGGGCCAATTCGATCTTCGTGGGCGATACCCTGCTCACCGCCGCCAATCCGGGCGAAGACCGCGATGCCGCCCTGCTGCGCCGGCTGGGCATGACCGCGGAGACGGCGGGATGATCCTCGCCCGCCATGCCGACCGGCTGGCGCAGCTGACAGAGGGCAGCCGCCGCCGGACGCTGATGCCCCGCGGGGGGCTCGACTTCACCTCCAACGACTATCTGGGCCTCGCGGCTGCGGAGCGGATGGCGGCTGCGGTCGCCGAGGCCCTGGCCCGGGGCGTGCCGGTCGGCGCCGGCGGCTCGCGCCTGCTGCGCGGCAATCATGCCGAGCACGAGGCGCTCGAAGCCGAGGCCGCACGGTTTTTCGGCGCCGACCGGATGCTGTTCTTCGGTGCCGGCTATGCCGCCAATCAGGCGGTGCTCGCCACCCTGCCGCAGGATGGCGACCTGGTGGTGCATGACAGGCTGATCCATGCCAGCGCCCATAGCGGCCTGCGGCTGGGCCGGGCCGCATCCGTCGCCGTCCCGCATAACGATGCCGGGGCGGTGGACGACGCCATCCGCAGCTGGCGCCGGGCCGGCGGCACCGGCCATCCCTGGATCGTGGCCGAAAGCCTCTATTCGATGGATGGCGATACCGCACCACTCGCCGATCTGGCAGCGATCGCGCGCGCCCATGACGGTTTCCTGTTCATCGACGAGGCCCATGCGACCGGCGTCCACGGCCCGGACGGGCGCGGTCTCGCCGCCGGGCTGGAGGGCCGGCCCGAGGTGATCGTGCTGCACACCTGCGGCAAGGCGCTGGGGGCGGCCGGTGCCCTGGTCGGCGCCGATGCCATCCTCTGCGACTATTTGATCAACCGGGCGAAGCCGTTCATCTACGCAACCGCGCCCTCTCCGCTTCAGGCAGCCGCGGTGCGGGCGGCCCTCCGGATCCTGACCGACGAGCCGGAACGCCGCAGCCGCCTGCATGGCCTGATCGCCACCGCCCATGCCGCCGCCGCCCGGCACGGCTTTGCGACCGGCACCACCCAGATCCTGCCGGTGATCCTGGGCGATGATGCCCGCACGGTCCGCGTCGCCCGACGGATGCAGACCGCCGGCTTCGACATCCGCGCCATCCGCCCGCCGACCGTCCCCCCGGGCACCGCCCGGCTGCGGATCTCGATCACCCTCAACATCGATGCCGCTGCGATCAAGGCGCTGTTCGCCACCCTCGCCGTCGCGGTGGCAGAGGAGACCACGCCATGACCCGACATCTGGTCGTGACCGGCACCGATACCGGCATCGGCAAGACCGTGGTCGCAGCCGGCCTCGCCGCCGCCCTCGGCACCGGCTATTGGAAACCGGTCCAGTCGGGGCTGGACGGCGAGACCGATTCCGAGGTGGCGGCCCGGCTCGGCCGGCTGCCGCCCGGGCGGGTTCTGCCCGAAGCCTGGCGGCTGGCCACCCCGGCCTCGCCGCATCTGGCGGCCGATATCGACGGCGTGGCCATCGACCCGGACGCCCTCGACCCGCCGTCGGCGGCCGGTCCGCTGGTGATCGAAGGGGCGGGCGGCGTGCTGGTGCCGCTGACCCGGCAGGTGGTCTTCGCCGATCTCTTCGCCCGCTGGCAATGGCCGGTGGTGCTCTGCGCCCGTACCGGGCTCGGCACCATCAATCACAGCCTGCTGTCGCTCGAAGCCCTGCAGGCCCGGCGCGTGCCGGTCGCCGGCATCGTCTTCATCGGCGAGGCCCGGCCCGACAGCGAAGCCGTCATCACCACGCGCGGCGGGGTGCCCCATCTGGGCCGCCTGCCCCGGCTGGACCCGCTCGATGCGGACACGCTGGCGGCGGCCATTCGCCAGGGGATCGATCTCGCCCGTCTTGAAAGGATCAGAGGATGACCGCGCGTGCCCCCTCCTCGTTTGCCCCCAACTCGCCTGGCCCCGCCTCTCCCGTCTGGCATCCGTTCCGCCAGCACCTGACCGAACCCGTCACCCGCGCCATCGCCCGCACCGAGGGCGCCCGGCTGATCGACGCCGACGGCCGGTCGATCTTCGATGCGATCTCGTCCTGGTGGGTGATCACCCATGGCCATCGCCCGCCGGCGATCATGGCCGCGATCCGCGACGCCACCCTTCGGCTCGACCAGGTGATCTTCGCCGAATTCACCCACCAGCCGGCCGAGGATCTGGCCCGGGGGCTGATCGACCTCGCCCCGCCCGGCCTTGCCCATGTCTTCTATTCCGACAGCGGATCGACATCGGTCGAAGTCGCCCTGAAGATGGCGCTGGGCTGGTTCCACAATCGCGGCGCGCCGCGATCGCGGATCGTGGTCATGGACCACGGCTATCACGGCGATACCATCGGCACCATGTCGGCCGGCGCCCGCGGCGTGTTCAATGCCGCCTATGCGCCGCTGCTCTTTGATGTCGACACCATCCCCTTCCCCGAACCCGGCAGGGAACAGGCGACGCTGGATGCGCTGGAGGGCTTCTGCCGGACCGGCCGGGCGGCGGCGCTGCTGATCGAGCCGCTGGTTCTGGGGGCGGGCGGCATGAAGATGTACCCGCCGCATCTGCTGGCCGATTTCCGCCGGATCACCGAACGCCACGGCACGCTGATGATCGCCGACGAGGTGATGACCGGCTGGGGGCGGACCGGCACGCTCTTCGCCTGCGACCAGGCCGGCATCACCCCGGACATCATGTGTGTGTCCAAGGGCATCACCGGCGGCACCCTGCCGCTGGCGGCGACGCTGTGCACGGCCCCGATTTTCGAGGCACATCTGTCCACCGATCGCGCCCGGACCTTCTTCCACTCCAGTTCCTACACCGCCAACCCGATCGCCTGTGCGGCAGCCCTCGCCAATCTCCGGATCTGGCAGGAGGAACCGGTGGTGGCCCGCATCGCCGCCCTCGCCCGCCGGCAGGAGGCCTGGGTCACCCGCTTCCGACAGAACCCGCGCTTCCGCAATGTCCGCCGCACGGGCACCATCGCCGCACTCGACCTCGACGTGGCGGAAGCCGGCTACCTCTCGGAGGTCGGGCCAAGGCTGCGCGCCTTCTTCCGCGACCGCGACCTGCTGATCCGGCCGCTCGGCAATGTGATCTATCTGATGCCGCCCTATTGCAGCACGGCGGAAGACATCGATCGCGCCTGGGAGGCGATCGCCGAGGCGGCGGAGGTCATTCTGCCCCGGATCCCACAGGCCCGGACCGCAGGGGCGCACGCCCGAGCCGCCGGATGAGCGGCAGGGCGCGCATGTCCGGGGCGCCGGACAGACACCGTCAATCCTCCGGATGCGGAA
This genomic stretch from Tistrella mobilis harbors:
- the bioB gene encoding biotin synthase BioB, whose amino-acid sequence is MPAEVIPAPATTTRSPARWTHEAACEIHDMGFADLMFRAQSVHRAHFDPNRLQLSRLLNIKTGGCPEDCGYCSQSARNAAGLKAGRLMAVEQVVCEARKARDGGATRYCMGAAWRGPKDRDMDTLVAMVQAVKALGLETCMTLGMLSDDQADTLAAAGLDYYNHNLDTSERFYPEIVTTRSYADRLDTLARVRAAGIRVCAGGILGLGESAADRIDMIVTLANLPEPPESVPINMLIRMPGTKLADADPVDPFDFVRSIALTRILMPRSHVRLTAGRSMMSDELQALCFLAGANSIFVGDTLLTAANPGEDRDAALLRRLGMTAETAG
- the bioD gene encoding dethiobiotin synthase — translated: MTRHLVVTGTDTGIGKTVVAAGLAAALGTGYWKPVQSGLDGETDSEVAARLGRLPPGRVLPEAWRLATPASPHLAADIDGVAIDPDALDPPSAAGPLVIEGAGGVLVPLTRQVVFADLFARWQWPVVLCARTGLGTINHSLLSLEALQARRVPVAGIVFIGEARPDSEAVITTRGGVPHLGRLPRLDPLDADTLAAAIRQGIDLARLERIRG
- a CDS encoding adenosylmethionine--8-amino-7-oxononanoate transaminase, which encodes MTARAPSSFAPNSPGPASPVWHPFRQHLTEPVTRAIARTEGARLIDADGRSIFDAISSWWVITHGHRPPAIMAAIRDATLRLDQVIFAEFTHQPAEDLARGLIDLAPPGLAHVFYSDSGSTSVEVALKMALGWFHNRGAPRSRIVVMDHGYHGDTIGTMSAGARGVFNAAYAPLLFDVDTIPFPEPGREQATLDALEGFCRTGRAAALLIEPLVLGAGGMKMYPPHLLADFRRITERHGTLMIADEVMTGWGRTGTLFACDQAGITPDIMCVSKGITGGTLPLAATLCTAPIFEAHLSTDRARTFFHSSSYTANPIACAAALANLRIWQEEPVVARIAALARRQEAWVTRFRQNPRFRNVRRTGTIAALDLDVAEAGYLSEVGPRLRAFFRDRDLLIRPLGNVIYLMPPYCSTAEDIDRAWEAIAEAAEVILPRIPQARTAGAHARAAG
- a CDS encoding 8-amino-7-oxononanoate synthase — protein: MILARHADRLAQLTEGSRRRTLMPRGGLDFTSNDYLGLAAAERMAAAVAEALARGVPVGAGGSRLLRGNHAEHEALEAEAARFFGADRMLFFGAGYAANQAVLATLPQDGDLVVHDRLIHASAHSGLRLGRAASVAVPHNDAGAVDDAIRSWRRAGGTGHPWIVAESLYSMDGDTAPLADLAAIARAHDGFLFIDEAHATGVHGPDGRGLAAGLEGRPEVIVLHTCGKALGAAGALVGADAILCDYLINRAKPFIYATAPSPLQAAAVRAALRILTDEPERRSRLHGLIATAHAAAARHGFATGTTQILPVILGDDARTVRVARRMQTAGFDIRAIRPPTVPPGTARLRISITLNIDAAAIKALFATLAVAVAEETTP
- a CDS encoding GntR family transcriptional regulator encodes the protein MAETTAERIARVLGDRIVSGELAPGMPVRQDRIAEEFEASHVPAREAFQMLKAQGLLVSEPRRGMRVAPLDAAAVQEMTEIRASLEVLALKYAVSKLNAAALERIERALIAGDEARTMAEWERANRAFHRELAAPCRMPRLIAMIEDLQLANARIILSANRSAGWRPGSNLAHRQIFEALKARDGVRAVTLLDQHIRVLERAAAPGPKAAPAAPAG